The Ooceraea biroi isolate clonal line C1 chromosome 3, Obir_v5.4, whole genome shotgun sequence genome contains the following window.
GCTGAGACCACCTTCGCTATCTGGGCCGCGAACTCGTTGCTGACGTTCTCGCGCGACACGAACAAGCCTGACATCATCATAGCGTTCCGCGAGGGTAAGCACACGATGCTGGACCGTAGGTACGGCGGCGCCGTTTGTCCCGATGACTTCGATGGGCCGGGCAAGGTGCTCGCTCACGCGACGTTACCACAGGGGCCCGGGACGACGTGTCGGAGGTGCACATAGACCACCGCGAGGCGTGGCACATCGCGCTGACCCCCAATCCGCAGAATTCGCATCATCTGCTGCGAACGCTCGTTCACGAAATCGGTCACTCGTTGGGGCTGTCACACACCACGGACGAGAACTCGCTCATGTACGCATACTCACCCGCCGTGGACTGGCCGGTGGTACTCGGTATGGAGGACGTTCTCGCCGTGCGGAATCTCTACGGCGCCGCGAAGGACGAGCCGTCGACCGCGGTGCCCGCCGAACCTACGGTCGTACAAACGACTACGACGCCGGCGACTACGATGACGGCATCGCCGGAATCGCCCGATCCGTGCACCTGGCGCGACATCGACACCCTTCTCGTGCTGGGAAAGCGCTTGTTCATCACGCAAGGGCAGTACACGTGGACGATCGGCCTGGGTGGAAAGATCGTCGACAGGCCGTTCTTCCTGAGGGATTACGTTAGGTTCCTGCCAAAGACCGTCACGCGCCTGTCGGCGGCGTATCAGACGGTCAAGGGGGACCTGGTGTTCTTCGGCGATGGCTGGGTGTACATGGTATCTTATCCCACCCTCGAGTTACGCGCGTCGTGGCCGCGACGCACGACTGATCTCGGGCTTCCGCCAAACGCGGTGATCAACGCCGCGCTGAACTCGCACATGGGTCGCACCTACGTCATATACAACGATTACGCGGTACTGGAAATGGACGAATGCAACATGACGGCTCGCGGGTACCACATGCTGCAGACGGTTTTCCCGAGTATACCGTCGTTGGTGCGCACGGCCTACCGCTACACCGATGGACAGCTCTACTTCGTTCATCGCGATCGCTTCTTCGCGTACGAGTTCACCGAGACCGTGACGAGGTCCGGGGAGTTCGATCTCGACGCGATCGGCGTGACGTGTCCTAGGGAGGATATCCTACGGAGGATATCCTATGGAAATTGTAGGATCTGCTCGCTCGACTCGCTCGTTCCAACGTCGCGTTTGATTAGTCACACGCGCATTCCCATCTACGCCACACGCCTTTACATGGGAGAAGAAGGGTATATAATCAGCGTCTCGCTTGGGAATACGCCAGTCAAGCGTCCTTAATCTGAGGGGAGTAGACGCACGTCCTGTCCACTGCGCGATGTATCAAATCAAGGTACCGCTAGAGCAGATGGATAACGCCGCTCCTAGGTCAGAGGCGAATGGGAGCTCCATGAAGAAACGACGTCGCGAGTAAGTTCCGCCAATGAGTCTCCACGACCTTTTTATCaatcgttttttttatatctaatcaGAATCTCATATCTTAGGTGGGAGACCTCACCGCGATGTCCAACGTCGACATACGGCGCATGCGGCTACTCAGCCGCAAATACAACCTCACCAGAACCGGCTACAAGTATCTGGAGCTCGGCATAGGCGTCCCTCCGACCTTGGACATGGCGACCGTGCACGTCGCAATGGGGGACACTATCGGCAAGGAGATACTGCTGAACGCCGAGATGTGGAAAGGACTGGTGGACAGTAGAGCCATCGTCTGCGACTACCTCGCGCGGGCTAACAGCGAGCACGGTCCGCCTCCACCCATTCGCCTGGACGACATGAGGGTACGCTTCGCTACCATCAACGGTCAGCCGACCATACGTCTGGACACTTCTTCGGGTCGTTTGACCCTGTCCGCGCCGACGGTTCGCTATCTGTACGTATTGCGGCACTGCGCCAAGCGCGTCATCGCCACGATGGCCAGCGTCGTCGGACGAGTCGAGGCTAAACTGCGCGCCTTCAAGTACGCCGCTGCGAGCGTCGAGGATCCTTCCGACGCCCCAAGAGCGATACGCGACAGCAAGGACTTCGACAACGACGATCTGCTCGATTGCGAACTGCTCGTCGTGGTCTTCGGCAATATCTGAGTTACGTGCTGCATACCGAAAGCTCCCACGTACGCGCATACTGTATACGTATTAGGCACAATAAATACTATATCTCTCCATTCTACTCATTATATTACACACCGCTGTATTAGCCatgctatatttttatttatcttacttaatattatatgtatccgTAGTTGATAAATTACgcattattatatgtaatcatACTATACGTATTAGTCGTAGAATGCAAATAAAGTCTTTTTTCCGTATCAAATTGCGTCTCTTTGTCGCGTTGAACCCGCTATCCTTCCGTGCGCGAGAAGATACAAAGATAACCGTTGCGTCTCATCCGGTGGAAAATTTAAACATAACCGCGCGACCACGAACGCGTCCGAGCGGGTTCGAGCGTGACGCGATCGTCGCCGATGTTGCGTCAGATCGCGGGATGACCGTTGAACCACATCCGGTGGAAAAATTCACGCAGATGTCCAAAAATAGAACGTCATCGAAACCGCATCGCAGCGACCGGAAAACTACACCCGGTGGAGGGAGTAACCGGAAAACCACATCCGGTGGAGGGGAAATCCAAAATGGCGTcacccctcccctcccctcgCCAACATTTCCCCCTCCCCTTCACCCAAAtccccctccctccctttcccttccctcccccctcccccctcgtTGCCCCTGCGTTAGAACCGGCCCTGTATACCTACTTATACGCGCTATTAGAGTACATTCTGAAAGTGGCTTCCATTGACTTCCTGACAGTATGCCAATCTTTGATAGAACGCAGAAATAGCTCTACGATTATATTCAGTAGGTATTAAAGCTGCTTCATCCCTTATCCGCTGCCTCAATTCTTGGATGCTTTGAGGTTTTGTTTCGTAAACTTTACTCTTCAGGTAACcttaaaagtaataatcaaGAGGACTTAGATCTGGTGACCGAGGTGGCCAATTTTCTCCTCCCTCATTTTGgttccttcttcttcctaTCCATCATCGTGGGAAAGCCTCATTTAAAATTCGATGTGGTCCTGCACCAAAATGAGGCGGAGCTCCATCATGTTGAAACCATATTTGCTCGAAGTtattcggaaaaatattttgtatggcTGGAATTATTTGATCTAGAAGTAATTCCTTGTACATTTGAGCATTAAGATTTCCCTCCAAAAAAACGGCCCTATCAAATAAGTATCTATCATGCCACACCatacatttactttttgtgGGTATTGCGTGTGAGTTTCCCGCATCCAATTTGGATTTTCATCTGACCAGAAGCGAACATTTTGATTATTAACCTCTCATGTCAACGTAAAGGTTGCCTCGTCtgtgaaaacaagttgataaaGAAAGTTGGGCGAGGCATCTATTAGCTCCATCATTCTTGCACAGAAATGCAAACAAAGCTCATTATCTCCATCTTACAACTCTTGAACATACTGCAGTTTGTAtggatgtaatttattttttcatataattctGTGGCTGGACCTGGGAGCAATGTCGTGAACTTGAGCTGCTCTACTAAGAGACATATGgggattttcaataaaactctGCAGAACATCAAGTTGTTTATTCTCATTACTTGCAGATAATCACCTGCCTGATCTAGAGCGATTATTTACACTATCAGTTTCTTGAAAACGCTGTATTGTTTTCGAAACAgtggatttattaatttgacgaTTCGGAAAAGTCTCATTAAATAATCCAACTACTTCAGTTAACGATCATTCATTATCACCCCATCCGCGCATCATGAGGATAGTGATTCTTTCACGTTCCGACAATTCGTTAGCCATTTTTTTAgtcaaacgattaatatttaatttattaatatccaaCCTAAGCTGACAAAAGTTCTCAGCAGAAGCGGAGAGTGCTCTGCTCTGAACGCTATCACCCTATCTGAATTATTATGCGAGAGAAAATAACACTCTACACCATGGCGTTTGCATTTTATACCCCGTGGGAATATCGATAAGGGAGTCAGGGGAGGGGGAGCGAAAGGGCAGTGAAAGGGGAGGGGAAGAGAGGGCAATTGGAGGATAAGGGTAGGGAAAGGGTAGGGGAAGAGAGGGCAATTGGATCGTTGGAAGCTTCTATTGGACTCTCAGGAAGGAATTCAGTTCCTCCtgattattacttttagataatgctaatgccggcgagtaactttcaagctccataactcgaaaagtactttatgaaaaaaggctatattatagtgttttggaaagctctcgagataagctacaaAAACATGCAATACAAAATGGggatttccatttaagaaattgaagatgaccttcatgtgaacttgacaacactcttcaaggtcatactgatatTGCTGTGTAATGCACTATTTGAAACCATACATCTTTTGTCGGAAgcaattttctctaaaatgcatagtctTCGTAAAATTTAGGGGTTTCCATACTTTTGCCGGACCCTGTATAATATCTTCGAGCATATAACAATACAGATAAACATTCGCCATATATATTAAACACATACAAAATATCAGTTGAGAAATaagcaagaaaaatataaatgtatgtaatatCGCAAAGTcacaagaaagaaataaaagaaccaattttttgttgaaacaaaattaaagcATCTACTGGCAATACGTATCTTATAattcaaagataaaaaattcaactcaaaaaagatatttctacTTATCCAATGATTCCTATGACTTCCAGAGTACTTAGTCGATTTGTGCACAAATCCGCTCACCGTGTGAAATTTTTCCCGTGTGGATCCACCGCTTTATTCAGTCGTTCACATTATCCGCACGCACGTTTGGTCGCTTCGACGGCTCGCGAGAGTGTCGCCATGCGTCTCGACGTGCcgaaatcttttctttttctggaTCTTTCCCGTGATATTTAGGGCAGAATTAGcgcgaaatttaattcaaaactATGTAGACTAGTTTTACTTTCTGAACaaaaactattaaacttcttttgttaataactttgtgACCGTTGGATATGTGTATCCGCGCGGATGGCTCTCGGGAAGCCAAGGTCCAGACGGCGGGTACTGTCAAGTGAAGTAGGTGGTATTTCCAAGACACCGTTTATTGATGACTTATTCCTACTCTAATATACATACAAttacatatacaattatatacaattcCCTACGCTAATATGTACAgaactctctctctatattcgctaatataatattgaacaaCGTTGGACTCAGTGGACATCCCTGCCTTACTCCCTTTGCAGTCCAAAATCTGTCTCCGTATCTCTCTCCCACCCTCACCACTTCTTGTCTCCCCATAAAGGAGGATGGTAAAAAAGTGCCGATTTCTGCCCAAAAAGGTTTAAGTAAAAGGGATATtgttttttatagattttgacCTCTTGAATAcgataaaacaattgaaaagtgTGTGGGCATTAGGGAACACCTTGAAAATTGAGCTTGAAGATGGTATATTCAGAAATTCGGATGATGTATGGAGTCACAACAAAATACGTCTGTGTAAATTTTTTGAGAAAAGGGGACAGGGGGAAAAGGAgatgtatttgtaataatcagTGATCAGTGATCAGTAAAagtacaaaacaaaaaaatagaagaatggACCCAACATCTCGTCGCATCCTCCTTGCGGTTCCGGGTTCGGCAGAGAATGAGATTATCTCTTCTTTCCTCGCACTCAGTTACTTACGCTTTCGCTCACAAATACAcacaaaacatatttttatttcaagtaaattATCACCGCGTTTTCCTGGCAATGTCTAATACGGCGGGAGAAGTGAACTGGAGAGGAAAAGGGGAAGGACCGAGACGAAGAGGGCGGAGAAATGCGGGTGGAAGAAATGGAATGGGACGGAGAGATAGAACCAGACCTGGGGAGTATTGGAGAAGGGGAGTTGGTATAGGGGATGTAGCAGTATGATGACGGTGAAATAGGAGAAGGAGACCTAGGAAATTGAAGAGATGACAAGGATGAAGGGGACGAgtaagaagaagaggaagaggatgaAGAAGATGAGGAAGAGGACGAAAAAGAATTCGGTGATGAAGGTCGGTTAGGGGAGTTGAGAATTCGGATAGacgcagaagaagaagacgagcgAGAAGGGGAATCAACTATGCAGACCGAAAGTGATGAATGTCGGGTAGGTGAATCGATGATTACAGCGGACGATCTAGGATTCTAGAAGATAAAGCGGGAGAGGGGGACCGCGGAATGACCTCGGTGGCGTTGTTCCATTTTCGGGGCGGTTCGCCCCCAGATGATCGTTTGTATCCTCGGACGGAtagaattatttgtattagcTGCATGCCAACAATTCGTTGGACATAATGCAGTTATTTACTTCCTTACCCCCACCTACCCAACTACGCGCTAACATATCGTTAGACTTTATAACGTAGTAACTTCTTTTCCCGGAACGAAACAATTAGAAATAAgactcaataattaatgaagcgCGGTGATAATTTACTTGAATTGAACTGCCTGGCGAATAATTTCtaatcttgatatttttatttccctcTGCCTCCTTCCTTTCAAAAAACTCATACGGACGTATTTTGTGGCTCCATATATCATCcgaatttctaaatataccATATTTAAACTCAATTTTCAAGGTGTTCCCTAACGTTCACAcacttttcaattattttatcgtattcaggaggtcaaaatctataaaaaaagcACTATCCCTTTTACTTACACCTTTTTGGGCAGAAATCGGCACTTTATTAACATCCTCCTTTCATTATGCATTTTCTCAACCTTCCACTTACTCTAATCTCTTCCAAGCAATCACCCATTATTCCCCTGTTTACTGAGTCAAACGACGCTCTTAATCCTCAAACGTGCCACTACTTCCTTCCCACTTCCTTTTCTGTTGAGGAGTATACGTGTATTACATTTGCAGCGAGTTGATAGATGGCTATAGTGTCTAGATAACGCAAGCGCTTTATGGTGTCATAACAGTAAGGGTGTGTGATTGATAGAAACAATGTGCAATTTACTGCGTCTTTTGTTAATGTATTTTACACGAATATTAcacgaaaaatatatgtattatacatacaaatattGAACTTGTCTAATCCACTGCGACCCAACAGACTATAGAAGTTCATAACACTCTCTATACCAAAGtttaaagtatattattatctatcaCTCCTCTCCTTTTTCCCCTATCGTATTCAGGAGgtcaaaatctataaaaaacaCTATCTCTTTTACTTACACCTTTTTAGGCAGAAATCGGCACTTTATTAACATCCTCCTTTCATTATGCATTTTCTCAACCTTCCACCTGACTCTCCCTGAGAATCCCGCCTGACTCTCCGGAATCATCCTCTTCTCCTCCACTTCCTACCTTAGCCTATTTACCAGAACCATCGCATACACTTTATATGCTGTTGGCGTTAGTGTAATCCCTCTATAATCTTCCACCTTCCTCGCCGTGCTCTTTTTAGCAATCGGAACTATTATCTCCTTCCATTTTACCGGAAATCCTTCTCCTCTCTATACCTTCCTACACATCTCCCAAAACGTTTGCTTTAAACCTCTTTCCCTCCATATCCAAACTTCATTCTGTATTCCATCCTTCTCTGCCTTCCCCTTTTTCAACCTCTTTATCACCATCCATACTTCTGCCCATTCTATGcctccttcctcttcctctcccccTTCTTCTCTCCCCTCCTCcacttcctcctctctcttctccctccTAATCTAATCCTTTTTTCCATTATTCCCAACATCTCCgcaaaatattcattatatatcccattcttcttttcctctctattTACTTCTATTTTCCCCCTgccttctttatttttcatttcctaCACTTGCTTTTGCGTCCTCGCTTCTCTCGCTTCCCTTAACAATTActccctcttcttctctttcttcctttcacaTAATTTCCTATACTTCTTCTTTCCCTCCTTATACTTCTCTTTACTCTTTCTACCTCTTTTCCACTTCTTCAACAATCCTTGCACctccctcttcttcctcttatATTCTCCATCTCACCACCCTCCACCCTTGCCTCCACCTACCtaccttctttttcttctcacttccttatttatctttttttattaattcccATAGCTCCTCGTCTATCTTTCCTTCTCCTATTCTTACATTTTCTGTCCTCTTCCTAAATTCCTCTCTGGCCTCCTCCGATCCGATCTTTCTGCCCATTTGCTCTTTTCCCTCTCCCTTCCTTTCTTATAATCCTCCTTCTCTTTATCTATTCATACCGTCACTGATTGATGATTCGACTCTATCTCCCCTCCCACCTCCACTTTTATTACTCTTTCCCATGCCTTCCTATCTCCTATTATATAATCGATCACTGATTCCCTCCTTTCCCCCACAAAAGTGATCTCCCCTTCCTCATCTCTCTTTTAGAATTCCCTTTCGTTATTTCCCATTCTTCTTCCTCCATCTGATTaactccttctccttcttatTTACTATCTTAACCTTCGatctcctttctctcctctcctgtCCATCCTCCAACGCTCCTTTCTCGTCCGTTCTTGCATTAAAATCTATTATCcacctctcttctctctctccctcctccttTATTCTTTCCCCATTACCTCCTCTATCCTTCTCCTAATATATACCATCCCGATTTTCCATTTCTCCCTTTTTCATCTCATCTTTGTTATTAACAATCCCTCCTCTTCCTTTCCATCTAATCCCTTCCTAATTCCCATCATTATTCCTCCCATcactctttccctctttccctccctcctTGCCCCCTTGTATCCTCTAATTAAACTCTTTTGTTCTCTATCCTCTTCCATTCTTCTTTCTCCAGTCATGTCTTCACTACATCCTATTGCGTGATTCTTTCccaaaaattttcattttttccctTTACTCCCACCATATTCCAAAACTGCACCCTTAAACTGCTTTTTCTCCCTCTGTCCTAGAGTCCTATATAATAAGAGAAGCGCAATCGTTACCCACTCCATGCTTCCCATGGTCGCCATGTTGGGCCCGCAGCTGTCTATTTGTATACAACGTAGCTTATGTATGTATCTGGTCCATTTAGTTATTCTCAATAGAAATAGTACAGGTTATGGTATGATATAACTTTAACTTGTACAacatgtacagggtgtcccagacttacCGTATCACCGCTTCAGGGTAGACTTCTGAGGTCATTCTGAGACGAAAGtacctcttgcaaaatgttgaGAGTGGCGTAGTTTCAGCGCTATAATGAATTGAAGATATCCTATTCCTGTACAGatttttcccgcgttcagtgacggcgAATCGAAGGGATCCCACACATCGCGCATCGATCAATTccgatcttaatttttcgtggTATTTTCGCGCGTTACTGTCCGACTTTCTGCGACAATCGGCAGTATGACCGACAAGAAAAGACGGATTGATCGCTTACTATATTGcacgaaatcgcgatacacgcgGAACTGTCAAAACATACGTGAACTGCGGCGCGCTTC
Protein-coding sequences here:
- the LOC113561704 gene encoding uncharacterized protein LOC113561704, which encodes MYAYSPAVDWPVVLGMEDVLAVRNLYGAAKDEPSTAVPAEPTVVQTTTTPATTMTASPESPDPCTWRDIDTLLVLGKRLFITQGQYTWTIGLGGKIVDRPFFLRDYVRFLPKTVTRLSAAYQTVKGDLVFFGDGWVYMVSYPTLELRASWPRRTTDLGLPPNAVINAALNSHMGRTYVIYNDYAVLEMDECNMTARGYHMLQTVFPSIPSLVRTAYRYTDGQLYFVHRDRFFAYEFTETVTRSGEFDLDAIGVGDLTAMSNVDIRRMRLLSRKYNLTRTGYKYLELGIGVPPTLDMATVHVAMGDTIGKEILLNAEMWKGLVDSRAIVCDYLARANSEHGPPPPIRLDDMRVRFATINGQPTIRLDTSSGRLTLSAPTVRYLYVLRHCAKRVIATMASVVGRVEAKLRAFKYAAASVEDPSDAPRAIRDSKDFDNDDLLDCELLVVVFGNI